A window of the Gasterosteus aculeatus chromosome 21, fGasAcu3.hap1.1, whole genome shotgun sequence genome harbors these coding sequences:
- the mllt10 gene encoding protein AF-10 isoform X2, with product MVSSERCLAADDKLPRKKNNMKEMIGGCCVCSDERGWAENPLVYCDGHGCNVAVHQACYGIVQVPTGPWFCRKCESQERAARVRCELCPHKDGALKRTDNGGWAHVVCALYIPEVEFANVSTMEPIVLQSVPHDRYNKTCYICEDQGRESKAASGACMTCNKHGCRQAFHVTCAQFAGLLCEEQGSDADNVKYCGYCKYHHSKLKHKERDRHKPKHKKISMDMSPSLVLPNILVPDKTYNSGNSGGGVTSLPASSQKRLDDGTARFTTANFQEVSSALGGGPKDGSPADAGKAASEVKNKKSGGVGHVAGQRGGRKSLTSSGKPLPSAVVTMATSSTSASASTGPFHQGLLLTSASKTPSAPSSSDFLSFSDSALRSGGGTTFSSPPSFSSCLVKPCSEGGASEGTTALFGSMMSTNTASAVGGKLYENSHSHTATETTSLGGPAGYKRPQPSSSLPGIGGAAAGGGGDDGVKKKKKGNWRNRFGPCFTTDVKASEPAPSLTLPSSSTANTTVPTSSSSTASTSSSSSSTLTGRPGMVSSSGLGLGAGGERGLGVMGVTGGIQNLRNGSLQSSSATAAGPGVFSGADGSSTGAGAVAAGGAGSELSQQQTTPSLAPPPSPFTATAPLSGTASAHVSGLPASVFNLASSHMFGNRLNPNSAMAALIAQSEASPADQEVGDGGVGSQGFSIRASPKTTPRSPIGGLQIRYDSSGSLPGPGLGLLGAGGGGGEALPPVATSIEQLLERQWNEGQSFLLQQGTQGDVVGMLKSLHQLQEENRRLEEQIKTLTLKKERLQLLSAQLSVPFTSSMTSDMKGGHLGATDSSFSVAAQDGASCGGHSSSGSTSSLSTPPSVSQSPPQLNGVAAAATGPGRLGGVAGLIGALGAGSALGMAGIVGALNGVIQTPPGTTGAAAGATLPVNNGAARLGLLSEQHRLLQQHQLQQLLSSHPSAEQQQVFFYQLMQQQQQDLQQLQSLSSSAQIPSIPLSCPQLPVGNLLPSAQSQGQGTITANPFLAMQHAHGDVHASGAQKARLAEKAVGVAGQEKT from the exons CCTGCTACGGCATCGTGCAGGTGCCCACTGGTCCCTGGTTCTGCAGAAAGTGTGAATCTCAGGAGCGAGCGGCCCGTGTG AGATGTGAGCTGTGTCCCCACAAAGATGGAGCCCTGAAGAGGACCGACAACGGAG GCTGGGCCCATGTAGTTTGTGCCCTTTATATACCCGAAGTGGAATTCGCTAATGTGTCGACGATGGAGCCCATAGTACTCCAGTCTGTGCCGCACGATCGCTACAACAAG acatGTTACATCTGTGAGGACCAGGGCAGAGAGAGTAAGGCAGCCAGTGGAGCCTGTATGACCTGCAACAAACATGGCTGCCGGCAGGCCTTCCATGTCACATG CGCCCAGTTTGCGGGGTTACTGTGTGAAGAACAAGGATCAGACGCAGACAATGTCAAGTACTGTGGATATTGCAAGTACCACCACAGCAAATTG AAACACAAGGAGAGGGACAGGCACAAACCCAAACACAAGAAGATCTCCATGGACATGTCCCCCTCCCTTGTCCTTCCTAACATCTTGGTCCCGGACAAG ACCTACAACAGCGGCAACTCAGGGGGAGGAGTCACCTCCCTGCCGGCGTCCTCGCAGAAGCGGCTGGACGATGGCACCGCCCGCTTCACCACGGCCAACTTCCAAGAGGTGTCCTCCGCCCTCGGCGGTGGCCCCAAAGACGGCTCGCCGGCCGACGCCGGCAAGGCGGCCTCCGAGGTGAAGAACAAGAAGAGCGGCGGCGTGGGTCACGTGGCGGGACAGCGGGGCGGCCGCAAGTCCCTCACCTCCTCAGGGAAACCCCTCCCTTCTGCCgtggtcaccatggcaacctccTCCACGTCTGCCTCTGCCTCCACCGGGCCTTTCCATCAAG gcCTCCTGTTGACCAGTGCCAGCAAGACGCCCTCTGCTCCGTCCTCCTCAGACTTCCTAAGTTTCTCGGATTCAGCGTTGCGTTCAGGGGGCGGCACCACCTTCTCCTCGCCGCCGTCTTTCAGCAGCTGCCTGGTGAAGCCGTGCTCGGAGGGCGGCGCCTCGGAGGGAACCACGGCACTCTTTGGCTCCATGATGTCTACTAACACGGCCTCCGCAG TGGGCGGGAAGCTGTACGAGAACTCCCACAGTCACACGGCCACCGAGACGACCAGCCTCGGGGGGCCCGCCGGCTACAAGCGGCCACAACCCTCCAGCTCGCTGCCGGGGATCGGAGGAGCcgcggcgggaggaggaggggacgatggggtgaagaagaagaagaagggcaaCTGGCGCAACAGATTTGGACCTTGCTTCACCACGGACGTGAAAGCTTCTGAGCCGGCTCCCTCCCtgaccctcccctcctcctcgacGGCTAACACCACcgtccccacctcctcctcctccaccgcctccacatcctcctcttcgtcgtcgACGCTCACAGGCCGGCCGGGCATGGTGTCCAGCAGTGGGTTGGGGttgggagcaggaggagagagggggctcGGGGTCATGGGTGTCACCGGTGGGATTCAGAACCTCAGGAATGGGAGtctgcagagcagcagcgcgACAGCGGCCGGGCCAG GGGTTTTCTCTGGTGCGGACGGGTCATCGACGGGGGCCGGAGCTGTCGCCGCTGGCGGAGCCGGCTCGGAGTTGTCGCAGCAGCAGACCACACCTTCActagcccctcccccctcgccatTCACTGCCACCGCACCCCTCAGCGGCACCGCCTCGGCACAC GTGAGCGGTCTGCCGGCCTCCGTCTTCAACCTGGCCTCCTCCCACATGTTCGGCAACAGGCTGAATCCCAACTCTGCCATGGCGGCACTCATCGCCCAGTCCGAGGCCTCACCAGCAG atcagGAGGTGGGAGACGGCGGCGTCGGATCTCAGGGCTTCTCCATAAGAGCTTCTCCCAAGACCACCCCGCG CTCTCCCATTGGCGGCCTGCAGATCCGCTATGACTCCTCGGGGTCGTTGCCGGGGCCGGGGCTTGGGTTGCTaggggcggggggaggcggcggggaGGCGTTGCCCCCGGTGGCCACCAGCATCGAGCAGCTCCTGGAGAGGCAGTGGAACGAAGGGCAGagcttcctgctgcagcagggaACGCAAGGAGATG TGGTGGGCATGTTGAAGTCCCTCcaccagctgcaggaggagaaccggaggctggaggagcagaTTAAAACTCTGACCTTGAAGAAAGAGAGACTGCAGCTTCTCAGTGCTCAGCTATCGGTGCCTTTCACCTCAAGCATGACCtccg ATATGAAAGGAGGCCATTTGGGAGCCACTGACTCTTCTTTCTCAGTGGCTGCACAG gacgGCGCGTCGTGTGGTGGCCACAGCAGCAGTGGCTCCACCTCGTCtctctccacccctccctccgtctcccagaGCCCGCCGCAGCTGAACGGGGTTGCCGCCGCGGCAACCGGCCCCGGCCGGCTGGGCGGGGTGGCGGGGCTGATTGGTGCTCTGGGCGCAGGCAGCGCACTGGGCATGGCGGGAATCGTCGGGGCGCTGAACGGCGTGATCCAGACGCCGCCGGGCACCACGGGGGCGGCTGCGGGCGCCACGTTGCCCGTTAACAACGG CGCCGCGCGGCTCGGCCTGCTGTctgagcagcacagactcctgcagcagcatcagctccagcagctgctgtccTCGCACCCGTCAGCG gagcagcagcaggtgttttTCTACCAactgatgcagcagcagcagcaggacctccagcagctgcaatccctctcctcctctgcccagATTCCCTCCATCCCGCTCTCCTGCCCTCAGCTGCCCGTCGGCAACCTGCTGCCCAGCGCCCAGAGCCAGGGCCAAGGCACCATCACCGCCAACCCCTTCCTGGCGATGCAGCACGCACACGGTGACGTGCACGCCTCGGGGGCTCAGAAGGCGCGGCTGGCTGAGAAGGCCGTGGGCGTCGCGGGGCAAGAGAAGACATGA
- the mllt10 gene encoding protein AF-10 isoform X1, with translation MVSSERCLAADDKLPRKKNNMKEMIGGCCVCSDERGWAENPLVYCDGHGCNVAVHQACYGIVQVPTGPWFCRKCESQERAARVRCELCPHKDGALKRTDNGGWAHVVCALYIPEVEFANVSTMEPIVLQSVPHDRYNKTCYICEDQGRESKAASGACMTCNKHGCRQAFHVTCAQFAGLLCEEQGSDADNVKYCGYCKYHHSKLRRSRGRGSMCQLSGSSSQCVERPPDMDKKKHKERDRHKPKHKKISMDMSPSLVLPNILVPDKTYNSGNSGGGVTSLPASSQKRLDDGTARFTTANFQEVSSALGGGPKDGSPADAGKAASEVKNKKSGGVGHVAGQRGGRKSLTSSGKPLPSAVVTMATSSTSASASTGPFHQGLLLTSASKTPSAPSSSDFLSFSDSALRSGGGTTFSSPPSFSSCLVKPCSEGGASEGTTALFGSMMSTNTASAVGGKLYENSHSHTATETTSLGGPAGYKRPQPSSSLPGIGGAAAGGGGDDGVKKKKKGNWRNRFGPCFTTDVKASEPAPSLTLPSSSTANTTVPTSSSSTASTSSSSSSTLTGRPGMVSSSGLGLGAGGERGLGVMGVTGGIQNLRNGSLQSSSATAAGPGVFSGADGSSTGAGAVAAGGAGSELSQQQTTPSLAPPPSPFTATAPLSGTASAHVSGLPASVFNLASSHMFGNRLNPNSAMAALIAQSEASPADQEVGDGGVGSQGFSIRASPKTTPRSPIGGLQIRYDSSGSLPGPGLGLLGAGGGGGEALPPVATSIEQLLERQWNEGQSFLLQQGTQGDVVGMLKSLHQLQEENRRLEEQIKTLTLKKERLQLLSAQLSVPFTSSMTSDMKGGHLGATDSSFSVAAQDGASCGGHSSSGSTSSLSTPPSVSQSPPQLNGVAAAATGPGRLGGVAGLIGALGAGSALGMAGIVGALNGVIQTPPGTTGAAAGATLPVNNGAARLGLLSEQHRLLQQHQLQQLLSSHPSAEQQQVFFYQLMQQQQQDLQQLQSLSSSAQIPSIPLSCPQLPVGNLLPSAQSQGQGTITANPFLAMQHAHGDVHASGAQKARLAEKAVGVAGQEKT, from the exons CCTGCTACGGCATCGTGCAGGTGCCCACTGGTCCCTGGTTCTGCAGAAAGTGTGAATCTCAGGAGCGAGCGGCCCGTGTG AGATGTGAGCTGTGTCCCCACAAAGATGGAGCCCTGAAGAGGACCGACAACGGAG GCTGGGCCCATGTAGTTTGTGCCCTTTATATACCCGAAGTGGAATTCGCTAATGTGTCGACGATGGAGCCCATAGTACTCCAGTCTGTGCCGCACGATCGCTACAACAAG acatGTTACATCTGTGAGGACCAGGGCAGAGAGAGTAAGGCAGCCAGTGGAGCCTGTATGACCTGCAACAAACATGGCTGCCGGCAGGCCTTCCATGTCACATG CGCCCAGTTTGCGGGGTTACTGTGTGAAGAACAAGGATCAGACGCAGACAATGTCAAGTACTGTGGATATTGCAAGTACCACCACAGCAAATTG CGAAGGAGCAGGGGCCGTGGTAGTATGTGTCAATTAAGTGGCTCTTCCTCTCAGTGTGTGGAGAGACCCCCGGACATGGACAAGAAG AAACACAAGGAGAGGGACAGGCACAAACCCAAACACAAGAAGATCTCCATGGACATGTCCCCCTCCCTTGTCCTTCCTAACATCTTGGTCCCGGACAAG ACCTACAACAGCGGCAACTCAGGGGGAGGAGTCACCTCCCTGCCGGCGTCCTCGCAGAAGCGGCTGGACGATGGCACCGCCCGCTTCACCACGGCCAACTTCCAAGAGGTGTCCTCCGCCCTCGGCGGTGGCCCCAAAGACGGCTCGCCGGCCGACGCCGGCAAGGCGGCCTCCGAGGTGAAGAACAAGAAGAGCGGCGGCGTGGGTCACGTGGCGGGACAGCGGGGCGGCCGCAAGTCCCTCACCTCCTCAGGGAAACCCCTCCCTTCTGCCgtggtcaccatggcaacctccTCCACGTCTGCCTCTGCCTCCACCGGGCCTTTCCATCAAG gcCTCCTGTTGACCAGTGCCAGCAAGACGCCCTCTGCTCCGTCCTCCTCAGACTTCCTAAGTTTCTCGGATTCAGCGTTGCGTTCAGGGGGCGGCACCACCTTCTCCTCGCCGCCGTCTTTCAGCAGCTGCCTGGTGAAGCCGTGCTCGGAGGGCGGCGCCTCGGAGGGAACCACGGCACTCTTTGGCTCCATGATGTCTACTAACACGGCCTCCGCAG TGGGCGGGAAGCTGTACGAGAACTCCCACAGTCACACGGCCACCGAGACGACCAGCCTCGGGGGGCCCGCCGGCTACAAGCGGCCACAACCCTCCAGCTCGCTGCCGGGGATCGGAGGAGCcgcggcgggaggaggaggggacgatggggtgaagaagaagaagaagggcaaCTGGCGCAACAGATTTGGACCTTGCTTCACCACGGACGTGAAAGCTTCTGAGCCGGCTCCCTCCCtgaccctcccctcctcctcgacGGCTAACACCACcgtccccacctcctcctcctccaccgcctccacatcctcctcttcgtcgtcgACGCTCACAGGCCGGCCGGGCATGGTGTCCAGCAGTGGGTTGGGGttgggagcaggaggagagagggggctcGGGGTCATGGGTGTCACCGGTGGGATTCAGAACCTCAGGAATGGGAGtctgcagagcagcagcgcgACAGCGGCCGGGCCAG GGGTTTTCTCTGGTGCGGACGGGTCATCGACGGGGGCCGGAGCTGTCGCCGCTGGCGGAGCCGGCTCGGAGTTGTCGCAGCAGCAGACCACACCTTCActagcccctcccccctcgccatTCACTGCCACCGCACCCCTCAGCGGCACCGCCTCGGCACAC GTGAGCGGTCTGCCGGCCTCCGTCTTCAACCTGGCCTCCTCCCACATGTTCGGCAACAGGCTGAATCCCAACTCTGCCATGGCGGCACTCATCGCCCAGTCCGAGGCCTCACCAGCAG atcagGAGGTGGGAGACGGCGGCGTCGGATCTCAGGGCTTCTCCATAAGAGCTTCTCCCAAGACCACCCCGCG CTCTCCCATTGGCGGCCTGCAGATCCGCTATGACTCCTCGGGGTCGTTGCCGGGGCCGGGGCTTGGGTTGCTaggggcggggggaggcggcggggaGGCGTTGCCCCCGGTGGCCACCAGCATCGAGCAGCTCCTGGAGAGGCAGTGGAACGAAGGGCAGagcttcctgctgcagcagggaACGCAAGGAGATG TGGTGGGCATGTTGAAGTCCCTCcaccagctgcaggaggagaaccggaggctggaggagcagaTTAAAACTCTGACCTTGAAGAAAGAGAGACTGCAGCTTCTCAGTGCTCAGCTATCGGTGCCTTTCACCTCAAGCATGACCtccg ATATGAAAGGAGGCCATTTGGGAGCCACTGACTCTTCTTTCTCAGTGGCTGCACAG gacgGCGCGTCGTGTGGTGGCCACAGCAGCAGTGGCTCCACCTCGTCtctctccacccctccctccgtctcccagaGCCCGCCGCAGCTGAACGGGGTTGCCGCCGCGGCAACCGGCCCCGGCCGGCTGGGCGGGGTGGCGGGGCTGATTGGTGCTCTGGGCGCAGGCAGCGCACTGGGCATGGCGGGAATCGTCGGGGCGCTGAACGGCGTGATCCAGACGCCGCCGGGCACCACGGGGGCGGCTGCGGGCGCCACGTTGCCCGTTAACAACGG CGCCGCGCGGCTCGGCCTGCTGTctgagcagcacagactcctgcagcagcatcagctccagcagctgctgtccTCGCACCCGTCAGCG gagcagcagcaggtgttttTCTACCAactgatgcagcagcagcagcaggacctccagcagctgcaatccctctcctcctctgcccagATTCCCTCCATCCCGCTCTCCTGCCCTCAGCTGCCCGTCGGCAACCTGCTGCCCAGCGCCCAGAGCCAGGGCCAAGGCACCATCACCGCCAACCCCTTCCTGGCGATGCAGCACGCACACGGTGACGTGCACGCCTCGGGGGCTCAGAAGGCGCGGCTGGCTGAGAAGGCCGTGGGCGTCGCGGGGCAAGAGAAGACATGA
- the mllt10 gene encoding protein AF-10 isoform X7: protein MVSSERCLAADDKLPRKKNNMKEMIGGCCVCSDERGWAENPLVYCDGHGCNVAVHQACYGIVQVPTGPWFCRKCESQERAARVRCELCPHKDGALKRTDNGGWAHVVCALYIPEVEFANVSTMEPIVLQSVPHDRYNKTCYICEDQGRESKAASGACMTCNKHGCRQAFHVTCAQFAGLLCEEQGSDADNVKYCGYCKYHHSKLRRSRGRGSMCQLSGSSSQCVERPPDMDKKKHKERDRHKPKHKKISMDMSPSLVLPNILVPDKTYNSGNSGGGVTSLPASSQKRLDDGTARFTTANFQEVSSALGGGPKDGSPADAGKAASEVKNKKSGGVGHVAGQRGGRKSLTSSGKPLPSAVVTMATSSTSASASTGPFHQGLLLTSASKTPSAPSSSDFLSFSDSALRSGGGTTFSSPPSFSSCLVKPCSEGGASEGTTALFGSMMSTNTASAVGGKLYENSHSHTATETTSLGGPAGYKRPQPSSSLPGIGGAAAGGGGDDGVKKKKKGNWRNRFGPCFTTDVKASEPAPSLTLPSSSTANTTVPTSSSSTASTSSSSSSTLTGRPGMVSSSGLGLGAGGERGLGVMGVTGGIQNLRNGSLQSSSATAAGPGVFSGADGSSTGAGAVAAGGAGSELSQQQTTPSLAPPPSPFTATAPLSGTASAHVSGLPASVFNLASSHMFGNRLNPNSAMAALIAQSEASPADQEVGDGGVGSQGFSIRASPKTTPRSPIGGLQIRYDSSGSLPGPGLGLLGAGGGGGEALPPVATSIEQLLERQWNEGQSFLLQQGTQGDVVGMLKSLHQLQEENRRLEEQIKTLTLKKERLQLLSAQLSVPFTSSMTSDMKGGHLGATDSSFSVAAQEQQQVFFYQLMQQQQQDLQQLQSLSSSAQIPSIPLSCPQLPVGNLLPSAQSQGQGTITANPFLAMQHAHGDVHASGAQKARLAEKAVGVAGQEKT, encoded by the exons CCTGCTACGGCATCGTGCAGGTGCCCACTGGTCCCTGGTTCTGCAGAAAGTGTGAATCTCAGGAGCGAGCGGCCCGTGTG AGATGTGAGCTGTGTCCCCACAAAGATGGAGCCCTGAAGAGGACCGACAACGGAG GCTGGGCCCATGTAGTTTGTGCCCTTTATATACCCGAAGTGGAATTCGCTAATGTGTCGACGATGGAGCCCATAGTACTCCAGTCTGTGCCGCACGATCGCTACAACAAG acatGTTACATCTGTGAGGACCAGGGCAGAGAGAGTAAGGCAGCCAGTGGAGCCTGTATGACCTGCAACAAACATGGCTGCCGGCAGGCCTTCCATGTCACATG CGCCCAGTTTGCGGGGTTACTGTGTGAAGAACAAGGATCAGACGCAGACAATGTCAAGTACTGTGGATATTGCAAGTACCACCACAGCAAATTG CGAAGGAGCAGGGGCCGTGGTAGTATGTGTCAATTAAGTGGCTCTTCCTCTCAGTGTGTGGAGAGACCCCCGGACATGGACAAGAAG AAACACAAGGAGAGGGACAGGCACAAACCCAAACACAAGAAGATCTCCATGGACATGTCCCCCTCCCTTGTCCTTCCTAACATCTTGGTCCCGGACAAG ACCTACAACAGCGGCAACTCAGGGGGAGGAGTCACCTCCCTGCCGGCGTCCTCGCAGAAGCGGCTGGACGATGGCACCGCCCGCTTCACCACGGCCAACTTCCAAGAGGTGTCCTCCGCCCTCGGCGGTGGCCCCAAAGACGGCTCGCCGGCCGACGCCGGCAAGGCGGCCTCCGAGGTGAAGAACAAGAAGAGCGGCGGCGTGGGTCACGTGGCGGGACAGCGGGGCGGCCGCAAGTCCCTCACCTCCTCAGGGAAACCCCTCCCTTCTGCCgtggtcaccatggcaacctccTCCACGTCTGCCTCTGCCTCCACCGGGCCTTTCCATCAAG gcCTCCTGTTGACCAGTGCCAGCAAGACGCCCTCTGCTCCGTCCTCCTCAGACTTCCTAAGTTTCTCGGATTCAGCGTTGCGTTCAGGGGGCGGCACCACCTTCTCCTCGCCGCCGTCTTTCAGCAGCTGCCTGGTGAAGCCGTGCTCGGAGGGCGGCGCCTCGGAGGGAACCACGGCACTCTTTGGCTCCATGATGTCTACTAACACGGCCTCCGCAG TGGGCGGGAAGCTGTACGAGAACTCCCACAGTCACACGGCCACCGAGACGACCAGCCTCGGGGGGCCCGCCGGCTACAAGCGGCCACAACCCTCCAGCTCGCTGCCGGGGATCGGAGGAGCcgcggcgggaggaggaggggacgatggggtgaagaagaagaagaagggcaaCTGGCGCAACAGATTTGGACCTTGCTTCACCACGGACGTGAAAGCTTCTGAGCCGGCTCCCTCCCtgaccctcccctcctcctcgacGGCTAACACCACcgtccccacctcctcctcctccaccgcctccacatcctcctcttcgtcgtcgACGCTCACAGGCCGGCCGGGCATGGTGTCCAGCAGTGGGTTGGGGttgggagcaggaggagagagggggctcGGGGTCATGGGTGTCACCGGTGGGATTCAGAACCTCAGGAATGGGAGtctgcagagcagcagcgcgACAGCGGCCGGGCCAG GGGTTTTCTCTGGTGCGGACGGGTCATCGACGGGGGCCGGAGCTGTCGCCGCTGGCGGAGCCGGCTCGGAGTTGTCGCAGCAGCAGACCACACCTTCActagcccctcccccctcgccatTCACTGCCACCGCACCCCTCAGCGGCACCGCCTCGGCACAC GTGAGCGGTCTGCCGGCCTCCGTCTTCAACCTGGCCTCCTCCCACATGTTCGGCAACAGGCTGAATCCCAACTCTGCCATGGCGGCACTCATCGCCCAGTCCGAGGCCTCACCAGCAG atcagGAGGTGGGAGACGGCGGCGTCGGATCTCAGGGCTTCTCCATAAGAGCTTCTCCCAAGACCACCCCGCG CTCTCCCATTGGCGGCCTGCAGATCCGCTATGACTCCTCGGGGTCGTTGCCGGGGCCGGGGCTTGGGTTGCTaggggcggggggaggcggcggggaGGCGTTGCCCCCGGTGGCCACCAGCATCGAGCAGCTCCTGGAGAGGCAGTGGAACGAAGGGCAGagcttcctgctgcagcagggaACGCAAGGAGATG TGGTGGGCATGTTGAAGTCCCTCcaccagctgcaggaggagaaccggaggctggaggagcagaTTAAAACTCTGACCTTGAAGAAAGAGAGACTGCAGCTTCTCAGTGCTCAGCTATCGGTGCCTTTCACCTCAAGCATGACCtccg ATATGAAAGGAGGCCATTTGGGAGCCACTGACTCTTCTTTCTCAGTGGCTGCACAG gagcagcagcaggtgttttTCTACCAactgatgcagcagcagcagcaggacctccagcagctgcaatccctctcctcctctgcccagATTCCCTCCATCCCGCTCTCCTGCCCTCAGCTGCCCGTCGGCAACCTGCTGCCCAGCGCCCAGAGCCAGGGCCAAGGCACCATCACCGCCAACCCCTTCCTGGCGATGCAGCACGCACACGGTGACGTGCACGCCTCGGGGGCTCAGAAGGCGCGGCTGGCTGAGAAGGCCGTGGGCGTCGCGGGGCAAGAGAAGACATGA